In the Acidobacteriota bacterium genome, TCATCGCCTTCGGCGTCGCGATGCCGCTGTCGGCTCGAGAGACCGACCCGATCGACGACTTCGTGCGGGCCGAGATGGACCGCCAGCAGGTTCCCGGAGTCGCGGTGGCCATCGTCCGGCGGGGCGAGGTGGTGCGGGCGAGCGGGTACGGGTTCGCCAACCTCGAGCACCGCGTGCCGGTCGGGCCCGCGACGATCTTCCAGTCGGGCTCGGTGGGCAAGCAGTTCACCGCGGCCGTGGTCATGCTGCTCGTCGAGGACGGCCGCATCGGGCTCGACGATCCGGTGACGAAGTACCTGCCCGAGGCCCCGGCAGGGTGGCGCGACATCACCGTCCGGCACCTGCTCACGCACACATCGGGCATTCCCGACTACACCCCGCAGGACGTGGATCGGCGACGCGACTACACGGAAGACGAGCTCGCGCGGATGGCGTTCGGCCTCACGCGCGAGTTCCCGCCGGGCACGCGGTGGAACTACAGCAACACCGGCTACGTGCTGCTCGGCGTCATCGTCCATCGGGCGTCGGGACGGTTCTATGGCGACATCCTCGCCGAACGCGTGTTCGCACCGCTTGGCATGTCGACCGCCCGCGTGATCAGCGAGGCCGACATCGTTCCGGGCCGAGCCGCGGGGTATCGGCTGGTCGATGGCGCGCTCAGGAACCAGGAGTGGGTGGCGCCGGTACTGAACACGACCGCCGACGGCTCCCTCTACGTGTCCTTGCTCGACCTGGTCGCGTGGGACCGCGGCCTCCGGGCCAAGGCGGTGCTGCGACCGGAGAGCTGGGCACAGGTGTTCGAGCCGGTGCGGCTCGCGAGCGGGAACCCCTATCCCTATGGTTTCGGGTGGAGCATCGACACCGTCGCGGGACAGACCCGCGTGCACCACGGCGGCTCGTGGCAGGGGTTCCAGGCCTACATCGCGCGCTACCTTGGCGACGACCTGACGATCGTCGTCCTCGCGAACCTCGCGCAGGCCGACACGGCGCGGTTCGTCGACGGCATCGCGGGGCTCCTGAACCCGGCGCTGATCCGTTCCGCGCCGACGCCCATCACCGACGAGGCGCCCGAGACCCGTGGCCGTCTCGAGCAGCTGCTCGACGCCGCGGCGAAGGGCACACTCTCACCGGCCGACTTCGCCTACGTGCGCGCGGGGTTCTTCCCTGGCGCGGCGCGGCGGATGCAGGACCTGCTGGCGCCGCTCGGCCGGCCGATCCGCATCGACCTGCTCGAGCGCCTGACCCTTGGCGACGACACCGTGTCGACCTACGAGGTGGCCTACGGCGAGCAGGTCGTCACCGTGCGGCTCGGTCTCGCGCCCGATGGTCGCGTCTCGGCGTTCCAGGTGCGGCCTCGGACGCCGGCGCGCTGAGCCGGCGTCCGCGCGCGGTCGTCACCCGCGTCTCAGGCGCGCGGCGCCGGGCCGAACCCGGGCTCCGTCGCTCGAGCTGGCTGGCGCCACCCTCATCGCGGTAGAATTCCCGCCAAGCGACCAGTCAGCACGGGAGAGTCAGCACCACCGGGCTCGAGCGAGTCCTGCGCTTCCATGCCACCATCTGCACAGCGGCTCGAACGGGTCGTCGCCAGCCTCGGCGATGTCGTGATCGTCGTCGATTCGGCGACGCGGCGCATCGTCGACTGCAATCCGGCGGTCGAGCGCGTCCTCGGCTTCACGATGGACGAGCTGATCGGCCAGAGCACGGCCATTCTGCACGTCGACCGGGAGGCCTACGAGCGTTTTGGCGCGGCCGGCGAGCCAATCCTCGAGCGCGACGGCGTCTTCCGCACGGAGAGTCGGATGCGGCGCAAGGATGGCCGCGTCATCGACACGGAACACACCGTGACCACCATCGACGAGGGCCGCGGCTGGCGTGCAGGCGTGGTCAGCGTGATTCGCGACGTCACCGAGCGCCGGCGGTCGGAGGAGGCCCTCAGAGAGCGTGAGCGCCAGTACCGCGTCCTCGCCGACAACACGCTCGACGTGATCTGGTCGATGAACATGGACCTCGAGTTCACCTACGTGAACCCGGCGGTGGCGTCGCTCACCGGGTACACGCCGGAGGAGTTCGTCGGCACGAGGCTGGCGGAGCACTGCGAGGCGGAGGCGATGGAACGGCTGCTCGCGCTGCTCCACGAGGCGCTGAAGGACGATCGGGGCGCGCGCGGTCTCGTGTTCGACGTGGACCTGCGGCACAAGAACGGGTCGCCCGTGCCCGTCGAGGTGCACGCCCGCATCGTCTACGACGAAGGGGGGGCGCCGTCGGCACTGCAGGGCACGACGCGCGACGTCAGCGAGCGGCGCACGCTCGAGAAGCAGCTGCTGCAGGCGCAGAAGATGGAGACGGTGGGACGGCTCGCCGGTGGTGTGGCCCACGACTTCAACAACATGCTCAGCATCATCCTCGGCAACGTCGAACTGGCGCTCGAGGGCCTCAGCCCTGCCGACCCGAGATACGCGCACCTGCAGGAGATCCTCACCGCCGGCCGCCGCTCGGCCGACCTGACGCGGCAGCTGCTCGCCTTCGCCCGCAAGCAGCCCATCAGGCCGAAGGTGCTCGACCTCGACGACACGATCGACAGCGTGCTGAAGATGCTGGGGCGGATGATCAGCGAGGACATCTCGCTGGTCTGGAAGCCCGCCGGGAGCCTGTGGCCGGTGCGGATGGATCCAGTCCAGGTCGATCAGATCCTCGTCAATCTGGTCGTGAACGCTCGCGACGCCATCGGCGGCGCCGGCACGATCACGATCGAGACGGCCCGCGCGCAGCTCGATGCCACCTTCTGCGAGCAGCACCCCGGCGCCAGACCCGGGCGCTACGTCATGCTCGCGGTGCACGACGACGGGGCGGGGATGGGCGAGGAGACGCTCGCGCGGGTCTTCGAGCCGTTCTTCACGACCAAGGCCGTCGGGCAGGGCACCGGGCTCGGCCTGCCGATGGTCTATGGGATCGTCAAGCAGAACGAGGGGTATATCGACATCGAGAGCCAACCGGGACGCGGCACGTCGGTGCGCATCTATCTGCCGCCGCTGGCCGACACCGGCGCTTCAGCCTCGGCATCTGCCGCCGTGGAGCATCCGGCTCCCGGGACGGAGACCATCCTGCTCGTCGAGGATGAAGTGGCCCTGCTCAGACTCACGGCCAGACTGCTCGAACGCCTCGGCTACACGGTGCTGGCCGCCGCCACACCAGAGGCGGCCCTCGAGCTGGCGAAGAAGGATCCCCGCCAGATCGACCTGCTGGTGACCGACGTGATCATGCCGGGTGCGAGTGGCCGTGAGCTGTGGCAGGAGGTCGCGGCCGTGCGCCCGGGCCTGAAGTGCCTCTTCATGTCGGGCTATCCGACCGACGTCATGGCCGATCGCGGCTTGCTCGACCACATGTGCTTCCTGCAGAAGCCGTTCTCGGCTCAGGCGCTCGCCGCAAAGGTGCGCGAGGCGCTCGGCGCCTGAGTCAGGTGCGGCAACTGAACCAGCCGTCGGCCAGTGTCTGGGCCCGGATGACGACGCTACTGGGTCAACTCCCGCGCCCAGCGCAGCGCCCCGGCGTAGACGGCCGGCAGGTCGCCCGCGCCGATGCCGAGCCGGGCAGCGAGCCCCTCGCACGCCGCCCACTCGGCCCGCTCGTAGGCCACGACGCAGTCGAGGACCTGCCGCCAGCGGTTCGCCTCGCCGCGCAGCGCGGCTTCCGCCCCAGCCGAGAGCGGCAGCGTCGAGACCACGTCCATCATGGGACGCTCGAGAATCGCGTCGAGCAGCGAGAGCACGCCCACCAGGAAGAGTTCGTCGGCCGCCTCGGTGTCCCACAGCGTCCGGCCGAGCGTCGCGCAACACTCGCCGCGGATGAGCGCCATCGTCACGAGCTCGCGTGAACGGCCCTCGGCCAGCCCGGCGATCGCCCAGACGCTCACCCACTTCCTGATCGCGTCGCGGCCGAGGAGCACGAGTGCCTGACGAACCGACCGGACCTCGAGCTGCAGACCGAAGGCCGCCGAGTTGACGGTCCGGAGCACGCGGTAGCAGAGCGACACGTCGTGCTTGACGAGCGACTCGAGCTCGTTCACGGTCAGCGCCGGATTGACGAGGGCCTGCAGCAGGCGCAAGTACCCGAGCCGGCGCCCCGGGATCTCGCGCGCGGCCAGCGTGACCGGCCGGCTGAAGTAGAAGCCCTGGAAGCGGCGGAAACCAGCGTCGAGGGCGCGCTGGTACGACTCGCGCGTCTCGACCTTCTCGGCAATCATCGTGGCGCCGTGTCCGCCGCACCGCTCGAGCAGCGCCGCCCGCTGCGCCGGGGTCGTCGTCAGGAGGTCGACCTTGACGAAGTCGACGAGGGGCAGCCAGGCCCCGAGCGGGGCGTCGACGAGGTGCCCGTCGAGCGCGAGCGCGTAGCCCGACTGCTGGAGCCGCCGACACGACGCGAGGACCTCGGCGTCGGCCGTCATGGCGCCATCGACTTCGACGACCACCTGGTCGACGGGCAGCAGGTCGACCGCGCCCTCGAGCAGCAGGCGGCGGCTCGCGTTGAAGAACGCCCGCTGGCCATGCGTCAGCGTGTCGAGACCGAAGGCGAGCAGTCCGTCGGTGAAGACCCGGGCACTCGCCAGGTCGGCGTCTGCCGCGCACTCGGTGGCTTCGGCAGAGGCCCGGTACAGCAATTCGTACCCGAACACGCGACCGTCCGGGTCGAGGATGGGCTGCCTCGCGACGAACACTGAAGCGTTGGGCCTCGTCGACACCGGCAGTGGCGAGCTCGCAGACCACTCCGCCCTCACCTCACTGCCAGGCGCGATGGTCCGGGTCGGTGCTGTGGTCGACGATGTCGACAAGGGTGCTGTCATCCGGTCGATCCGCGGAGGTCTGGTTCGAGGCCGCCGGGGGAGAGACACGATCTCCGGGTCGGCTGGGCAGGTAATCGGCAGGAACCGGTGACGACTTGACCCCGATGCGACACTCGGCCTGCGCCTGCCGGCCACGGGCTACCGACCGGCACGGCGAGACTCGCCGCCTTCTCTTCGTTCGGTGAATTCACGGGAGTGCACCGACGGCAATCCCCACGCCGTTTGCCACCGTGGCGCGGCCCTGGCCGGGCTGTGCGCGCACCCTGGTCGTGGAGGCACCGCGCACGCCCTGGGCGGTGCCGTGATGCGGAGTCCCCCTCGTGGCCCGCCGTCGGGCCGGGCTTGAGGCAGGTATGATGGGCCATGCTGCAGACTCTCTCACTCGCACGGTCGTGTCGCAGGCCCGCTCGACTCGCGGCCTCGCTGCTTCTCGCTGGCTGGTTCCTCGGCATCGCCGGTGCCGACGCGCAGCCAAGGGCCTATCGCGACGTCGTGCCCGCCACGGCCACGTCGGACGAGGGCCTGTTCACCGTGCATCGGGCCGATGGCCGCCTGCTGTTCGAGGTGCCGGACGCGGTGCTCGGGCGCGACATGATCGTGATGAGCCGCATCGCGAAGGCGCAGGACGGGCTCGCCGACGGCGGCTCGATGATGGCGCCGAACATCGTCGTACGCTGGGAGCGGCGCGGCGACCGTGTCCTCCTGCGTGCGCTCTCGTACGGCAACGTCGCCGATTCCGGCACCCCTCTCGCACTGGCCGTGGCCAATTCGAACTTCGCGCCGGTGCTGGCGAGCCTGCCCATCGCGGCTCGCGGCACCGCGGGTTCGGTCGTCGACGTGACGGATCTCTACCTTGGCGACACGCCGACGTTCTCGCTCCCGCGGGCGCGTCGCACGCAGCTCGGCGTCCGCGGCCACGATCGCGACCGCACGTGGCTCGAGTGGGCGCGCAGCTTTCCCATCAACGTCGAGGTCAGGGTCGTCCGGACGTACGTCGCCGACCAGGCGCCGTCGAACCCGCGCGGCGGGTCGGTGTCGTTCGAGGTGAATCACTCGATGGTGCTCCTGCCCGAGACGCCGATGATGCCGCGCCTTGCCGACGAGCGCGTGACCTACATCACGGTACGGCAGACGGACTACTCGAGCGGCTTCCAGGGCGTGCGGCCGAGGACGTTCATTCGCCGCTACCGGATGGAGCCGTCGGATCCGGCCGCCTTCGCGCGCGGTGAGCTCGTCGAGCCGAAGAACCCGTGGGTGTGGTACCTCGACCCCGCGACCCCGAAGGCGTGGATCCCGTACTTCCGTGAGGGGCTGCTCGAGTGGAACGCGGCGTTCGAGCTCGCGGGCTTCAAGAACGCCATCGAGGTGCGCGAGGCGCCCACCGAGGAGGAGGACCCCGAGTTCAGCCTGCTCGACGCCCGGTACTCGGTGGTGCGCTACGTGGCGAGCCCCGTGCGATCGGCCAACTCCGGCGGCGACGTCGTCGACCCGCGGTCGGGCGAGGTGATTCGCGCGCACACGAACATGTACCACGGGCTGATGGAGCGGCTGCGCTGGTGGCTCGTGTCGCAGGTGGGCACGGCCAACCCGAACTTCCAGACCAGTGAGCTGTCGGAGGCCGACATGGGCGAGGCCCTCCGCTACGTCGTCTCGCACGAGACGGCGCACTCGGTCGGGTTGCCGCACAATCAGATGGCGAACTTCGTCTATCCCGTCGAGTCGCTTCGCGATCCGGAGTTCGTGAAGAAGATGGGGCACTCGGCCTCGTCGGTCGGCCGCACGCGGTACAACTACGTCGCGCAGCCCGGAGACAACGTGCCGCCCGAGCGCCGCATCGGCGTGTGGGACAAGTTCGCCGTGATGTGGGGCTACCGTCCGATCCCAGGGGCTGACACGCCCGAGGCGGAGCTCGTGGCGCTCAACCAGTGGATCGTCGAGCGCGCCCACGAGCCGTGGTTCCGGTCGGCCGAGGCGCAGTTCGGCATGGACGTCGAGTGGGACCCGAAGCGGATGACCGAGGGCATCTCGGACGATCCCGTGGCCGCCGCCGAGTACGGCATGCGGAACCTGCGGACGGCCGCCGCCAACCTGATGACGTGGCTGCTAGACGAGGGCGACGACTACTACGAGCTCGGCACGCACTACCTGCAGAACCTGACCCAGTGGAACCGGTACGCCGAGCACGCCGCGGCGGCGATCGGCGGGTCGTGGACGCACCACAAGCGCTACGGCGAAGCAGGCTGGGTCTACACGCCCATCGAGCCCGAGTACCAGCGCAAGGCCATGCGCTTCCTCGACGAGCACGTGCTCTCGACGCCGCAGTGGGCGCTCGACCTCGACCAGTTGCGACGGCTCGAGCACGCCGGCGCCGTCGAGCGCATCCGGGCCTATCAGGAGCTCGCCGTGCAGCGGCTGCTCAACCACGCGCGCCTCGCGCGGATGATCGAGCACGAGGCCTTCCTCGGCGAGAAGACGTATCGGCCCGCCGAGATGCTCGACGACACACGAGCGATGGTGTGGCGCGAGGTGCGCGACCGCCGCCCGGCCGATACGTATCGCCGCAACCTGCAGCGGGCGTATCTCGCTCAGGCGCACCACCTGCTGCACGAGGCCGAGTCGAAGTCGTGGACCCCGCCGCCGTCGGGCAACCTGCGCGTGTCGTCGAACGACGATCCGCCGCTCAACGCCGACCTGCACATCGCGCAGTCGGACATCCGGCCGCTCGTTCGCGAGCAGCTTCGCCTGCTGCGCGTGGAGATCCGGCAGGCGCTCGACGCGGGCGTGACCGACCGGATGACCCGCATTCACTACGAGGACGCCCTAGAGCGGATCGCGCGCGCCATTGGCGGGTAAAGGGGACACTCACCTTTTTCCGTCGTCGGCCCTCCGACACCGACGCATCCCCGCGGCAGTCGGTCAGGGGAGGCGTGCCTGGCGGCCCGCCCGCCGACCGCCAGGTGGCCGGCGCCGGAACCCCGCAGCCGCCAGCCGAATCGTCGAATGGGGTCAGTCGGCGAAGACGCGCGCGAGGGGCAGCTCGAGGCCAGGCAGCAGGGGTGTCGTGAGCACGTGGCCGGCTTCTCGCGAGAGCTCGACCGGCCGCGAGAATCCACGTCCCGTACGCCGATAGGCGCGTACGGTGTCGACCTCCGGGTCGACCACCCAGTACTCGTCGACGCCCACACGTTCGTACAGCCGGCGCTTGATCGTCTCGTCGCGCTCGCGCGTCCCGCGCGAGGCAATCTCCACGACGAGTTCCGGGACGCCGCGGACGTGCTGCGGGGTGATGACCTCGGCCGCGCGGGCCGCCGACAGATAGAGCAGGTCGGGTTCGACGACGTCGAACTCGGAAAAGACGACGTCGTAGGGTGCGAAGAAGACGGTGCCGATCGGGTGGGTCTCGAGCCAAGCCCGAATGAGGTAGTAGAGGTTGCCCAGGAGGCGCTGGTGCCTGGTGCTCGGCGAGGGTGTCACGTAGTGCTCCCCGTCGATCAACTCGTGCCGCTGCCCATCGTCGGGGAAGAGCAGGAAGTCGTCGTAGGTGAGCTTCACGCCTGGGCTGGCCGCTTTCACGTCGTCGCTCCCCGGCATGGGCTCATTGTAGCGTCGTCCTGGAGCGAAGTCCGCGCCAGAAGCCTTCAGGCCGATTCGACCGCCTTCTGAAGCGAGAGGGGCGTCGGTTCGCGCGCGCCGTGGCAGGAACCGCCACGCGTCGCCGGGGCGAGTGTTGCAGGATTGGCCACCTGACGTAGGATCGTGGCCATGCGGGCGCCCACGCTCCCCGTCGTGCTCTTGTCGCTGGCCTGCGGAGTCGGTTTTCCGGCTCGAGCACCGGCGGGTCAGCCGCAGGAGACGCTGCCGTCGGCCGCCGTCGATCGCTTCGCGCAGCTCGCGCTGGCGTGCGTCCATCGGGAGTATCCGAACAAGGTCGCGCACGTGCTCAACTCGGACGCGGACGTGCGGCCGCCTCGCGAGTTGACGCCCGCTTTCTACGGCTGCTACGACTGGCACTCGTCGGTGCACGGCCACTGGCTGCTCGCGCGGCTGGCGCGTCTTGCTCCCGACGCGTCGTTTGCCCCCGCGGCGCGGCAGGCCCTGGCGCGCAGCCTGACTGCCCCGAACATCGCGGGCGAGATCGCCTATCTCACGGGCAAGGGCCGCGTGAGCTTCGAGCGTCCGTACGGGCTGGCCTGGCTGCTGCAACTCGATGGGGAGCTGCGAGAGTGGCAAGACGAAGACGCCCGCCGCTGGCAGCGCGTCCTCGAGCCGCTGGTAAAGGCAGCTCTGGAGCGCCTGACGGAATGGTTGCCGAAGCTCTCGGCGCCCGTGCGCGCGGGCGAGCACTCACAGACCGCGTTCGCGCTGGGTCTGGTGCTCGACTGGGCGCGAGGCGCCAGCGACCGCGACACCGCAGCGCTCGTCGTCTCGCGCATCCGCGACTTCTACGCGCGCGATCGCGACTGCCCGCTGGCGTACGAGCCCTCCGGCGAGGACTTCCTGTCGCCGTGCATCGCCGAGGCCGACCTGATGCGGCGGGTGTTGCCCCGGCCGGAGTTCGCGACCTGGCTGCGCGCGTTCCTGCCCGGCCTGCCGGCCAACGCAGCCACGCCGTGGCTCGCGCCCGGCGCGGTGACCGATCCGAGCGACCCGAAGCTCGGACATCTCGCGGGCCTCAACCTGAGCCGGGCATGGATGCTCGAAGGCGTTGCGGCCGGTCTGCCCCCTGACGACCCCAGGCGACCGGCCATCGAAGCCGCAGCGCGCCAGCACGGCCACGAGGGGTTGGCGAGCGTGAGCGGCGAGCACTACGAGGGTGGGCACTGGCTCGGGACGTTCGCAGTGTACCTGGTCACGGGCCGGGGGCTCGCGGCCCCCCGGTAGCGAGCTGAGGGCGGGAGAGGATGAGCGACCGCATGAGACTGGGGATGGCCACGCTGGCCGCGGCCGTCGTGTGCGTCGCGGCGTACGTCGGCATCGCCTGGCTCGCGAGCGGCATCGAGATTCCGCCGGACGTGCCAGCGGCCCGCCTCCCGTGGGCGTCGCTGTTCCGCGTCTGGGCTGCCGTCGGGTTCGGCATCGCCAGCGTGACCGGCTTGCCTCACCTCGTCGGCAGCCTGACCGTCGCCATTCTCCTTGGTGCGGTGCTCGGGGCGGTCTTCGCGCTGACGCGGCGTTTCGTCGCCGGTCTGCTCGACGTGTGAGGCCGGGCGTCGGCTTCAGCTGACGATCACGGGCAGTGCCTTCCGAACCGGTCCATCCGGGGCCGTTCGAAGGTAAGCTGTGCGCGGCGTGCGTCTGGATCTCCTCCTGATCGGCTTCGGTCACGTCGGCCGGCGCTTCGTGCGCCTGCTCGACGAGCGGCGCGCGGACCTCGTCCGGGACTTCGCGCTCGACGCGCGCGTCGTCGGCATCGCGACGCGGCGACACGGCGCCGCGCTCGCCACGACGGGCCTCGACGCGGTCGGCGCGGCCGACCTCGTCGAAGGCGGGGAGTCGCTCTCCGTGCTGCACGACGCGCGGTTCGGGCCGCCGCCCTCGACGGGGCTGGAGCTCATCGACACGGCCGCAGCTGCGGGCCTCGAGCGCGGCGCTGGCGTGATGGTCGAGACGACGCCGCTCGACATCGTCGACGGGCAGCCGGCCACCGATCACATTCGGGCGGCGATGAGGTCGGGGATGCACGTCGTGAGCGCCAACAAGGGGCCCGTGGCGCTCGCGCACCGCGAGCTGGCCGCCCTCGCGACCCGCACCGGCGTTCACTACCGCTTCGAGGGCGCGGTCATGGACGGCATTCCGGTGTTCAACCTCGTGCGCGAGACGATGCCGGCCGTGCGGGTCCTGGGCTTTCGCGGCGTCGTGAACAGCACGACCAACTACATCATCTCGGCCCTCGAGGACGGTGCGGACTTCGACACGGCGCTCGCGGAGATGCAGCGGCAGGGCATCGCCGAAGCGGACCCGTCGTACGACGTCGACGGGTGGGATGCTGCGACCAAGGTCGCGGCGCTCGTCAACGTCCTCATGGATGGCGTCGTCACGCCGCGTGACGTCGCGCGCGATGGCATTCGCGCGCTCACCGGCGAGCGCGTGCGCGAGGCGATGACCCGGGAGCGCCGCGTGCGGCTCGTGGCCTCGGCGAGTCGCGCCGGCGGAGTGGTGGAGACATCCGTGCGTGTCGAGGAGTTGGCCGAGGGCGACCCGCTCGCGCAACTGCGCGGCATGTCGAACGCCCTGTTCCTCGACACCGACCTGCTGGGGCGCGTGGGCATCGTGCAGCTCGACGGCGGGCTGACGCAGACCGCCTACGCGCTCGCCTCCGACCTCATCGCGATTCGTCGGCGGCTGGCGTGACCGGACGTCGGGCGCCGAGCCGAAGCCGACGGACGAGCCGACCCGTGCGAGAGCCGAGATGTCTGACACGACCGGTATGAGCCCGATCATAGGGCGCCGAGTCCGCCTCCGCTACAGTGGTCGCCATGTCCCTTTCCAGGAGGTGGCCGTGACCCCCACGCCCGAGACGACCGTTCGCGAGATCGTGGCCGACGACTTCCGTGCGGCCAGTGTGTTCGAACAGTTCGGCATCGACTTCTGCTGCGGCGGCGATCGCGTCCTGCGCGACGTGTGCCGGGAACGAGGCCTCGCCTTCGACGACGTCGCGGCGGCCCTCACGGCGGCCGCGACGACCGGCGGGGCCGAAGTCCCTCGGTTCGCCGCCTGGGATCCGCCCGCGCTCGTGTCCTACATCGTCGCCAACCATCACGGCTACGTCCGCTCGGCGATTCCCACGCTGCTCGAGCACACCCGCAAGATCGAGCACGTGCACGGCGATCGCCATCCCGAGCTGACGCAGGTGGCGACGACGTTTGCGGCCGTGGCCGACGAGATGCAGTCGCACATGTTCAAGGAGGAGCGCATCCTGTTCCCCTTCATCGTGGCGATGTCGGAGGCGGCGGCGAGCGGGCGTCCCATTCCCCCGGCGCCGTTCGGCTCGGTGGAAAACCCCATCCGGATGATGGAGCACGAGCACGAGTCGGCCGGCGGTGGCATGGCGCGCGTCAGCGAGCTGACGGGCGGCTACCAGCCCCCCGAGGATGCCTGCACGACGTATCGGGTGTGCCTCGAGGAGCTCAAGGCCTTCGAAGCCGACCTGCACCGGCACGTGCACCTCGAGAACAACATCCTCTTCCCGAAGGCGCGCGCGCTCGAAGCGCAAGGGCACTGACGTCGGGAGAGGGGGCGGCGACGCCGACGGTCCACGCCGGCATCACGGAGCCGTTTGCGCGTGGCACCGGCTCGGGTCGCCCCTGCCGCGGGGCGGCTCGAGCGACCGTGCCGGAACCGTCGGGCCTCGGTGAGCGTAGTACCCGACCGTTGCGGCTGATGGCGTGGCCTGGCCTTCCTCGGGAGCATGCGGCAGCGTCACCATGTCGCGCCCCGGGAGGTCGCCATGCCCAGGCTCCGGACGAGTGCGCTCGTCGCTTCGCCGCTCCTTCTCGCGATCGGCCTCGCCGGCCTGAGGCTTGCGCTGGAACCCGCCGAGTCTCCGGTGCCGATGGTCGACCTCTCGCCGTCCGCCTGCGAGCGATTGGCGGCCCTCGCCCGGGCCTCCGAGGTGCCGGCGGCTCGACTCGGCGACGAACTCGCCCGCGTCGACGTGCTGCTCGTGGGCGAGGAGCACTTCTATCAGGAGACCGTGCGCTTCCTGATCGACCTGCTGGAGGCCGTCGAGGGTCGGCGCGTGTATCTGTTGCTCGAGCTGCCCGCAGGGATGCAGGCGCATGTCGAGGAATGGGTGACGCGCGGGGCGTCGTCGGCGCTCGCGGCGGCCATCGCTGACGGCGACG is a window encoding:
- the ric gene encoding iron-sulfur cluster repair di-iron protein; the encoded protein is MTPTPETTVREIVADDFRAASVFEQFGIDFCCGGDRVLRDVCRERGLAFDDVAAALTAAATTGGAEVPRFAAWDPPALVSYIVANHHGYVRSAIPTLLEHTRKIEHVHGDRHPELTQVATTFAAVADEMQSHMFKEERILFPFIVAMSEAAASGRPIPPAPFGSVENPIRMMEHEHESAGGGMARVSELTGGYQPPEDACTTYRVCLEELKAFEADLHRHVHLENNILFPKARALEAQGH
- a CDS encoding homoserine dehydrogenase, translated to MRLDLLLIGFGHVGRRFVRLLDERRADLVRDFALDARVVGIATRRHGAALATTGLDAVGAADLVEGGESLSVLHDARFGPPPSTGLELIDTAAAAGLERGAGVMVETTPLDIVDGQPATDHIRAAMRSGMHVVSANKGPVALAHRELAALATRTGVHYRFEGAVMDGIPVFNLVRETMPAVRVLGFRGVVNSTTNYIISALEDGADFDTALAEMQRQGIAEADPSYDVDGWDAATKVAALVNVLMDGVVTPRDVARDGIRALTGERVREAMTRERRVRLVASASRAGGVVETSVRVEELAEGDPLAQLRGMSNALFLDTDLLGRVGIVQLDGGLTQTAYALASDLIAIRRRLA